The window GGCTTGAATTCGATATCAATGAAAATGGAGTGAAGCGGATGAGCAAAGCAAAAATCAAGCTTCGCGGCATATCTCAATACCACGAGGTCGATGTGAATCCTGCGGACGATACGGTCGAACTGAACGGAAAGCGTTATTCCGTCGGCAGGCTTCCTCTGGATTCGCTGATATCGGGAACGATATACGGTGTTCTATTGAACTATAAAGGTGCGTTCGCCGCGTTGGGAGACGCAATGTTTGAGGCGCCTTACAAGGGAGAGCCCAAGGCGCCTGTCATGTATATCAAACCAGCTAATACGGTGATTGGCTCCGGCATGCCGATTCCGCTGCCTGCGGATGTCCCGGAGCTGGAAATCGGCGCTTCGCTCGGTGTGGTTATGGGACGCACGGCGACGCGTGTAGGTGAAGCCGAAGCCCTGGAATATATTGCGGGGTACACCGTGGTGAACGATGTCAGCATTCCGCACGACAGCGTGTATCGTCCCGCGGTGAGCCAAAAATGCCGGGACGGCTTTTGCCCGGCCGGTCCTTGGATCATTGAGCGCGATGCCGTTGCCGATCCGGATTCATTGGATGTGCGGGTGTTTATCAACGGTGAGCTGCGGCAGCAGAATACGACCGCAAATCTGATCCGGAACGTTCCGCGGTTGATCGCCGACATCACCGAGTTTATGACCCTTAGCAGCGGCGACGTGCTGCTGGTCGGGGTACCGGAAGGCGCGCCGTTGGTAAAAGCCGGCGATCGCGTGCGGATCGAAATCAACGGAGTGGGCAGCCTGGAAAATACGGTTGTGCATGAACATGAATGGGTAATGGAGGTCTCATTATGAAGCGGGCGCGAGTCGCATACCTGGGGGCGATCCATGATGCTCTCGAAGCGGAAGGAGGCGTCAAATTGCCTGATGGCCGGATAGTTG of the Ferviditalea candida genome contains:
- a CDS encoding fumarylacetoacetate hydrolase family protein; protein product: MSKAKIKLRGISQYHEVDVNPADDTVELNGKRYSVGRLPLDSLISGTIYGVLLNYKGAFAALGDAMFEAPYKGEPKAPVMYIKPANTVIGSGMPIPLPADVPELEIGASLGVVMGRTATRVGEAEALEYIAGYTVVNDVSIPHDSVYRPAVSQKCRDGFCPAGPWIIERDAVADPDSLDVRVFINGELRQQNTTANLIRNVPRLIADITEFMTLSSGDVLLVGVPEGAPLVKAGDRVRIEINGVGSLENTVVHEHEWVMEVSL